The DNA sequence GATGACGCGGGAGAAGATGTCCATGCCCGAGATGTCGGTGCCCATCCAGTGGTCGGCGCCCGGGGGCAGGACCGCCTTCCCGGACAGCGCCTCCTCGGGCCCGTAGGGCGCGATCCAGGGGCCGAAGAGCGCCAGGAACACCGTGACCACGATCACCACCAGCCCGAAGAGGAACCCGGGCTGGGTCCGCGCGAAGCGCCAGAGGTCGTCCGCTTCCCGGGCGGCGCCGCCCAGCCGGCCGGCCCGCGGGGCCTCGAGGAGATCGGGCGTCGCCGGGATCGTCACGACCGGATCCGCGGGTCGAGGAAGAAGTAGGCGAGGTCCACCAGGAGGAACACCACGCTGGTGAAGACGGCGGTGAGGAGCACGAAGGCCTGGAGGGGCGCGTAGTCGGAGTTGACGACGGACTGCACGGCGTACTGCCCGAGACCGCCCCAGGCGAACACGGTCTCCACCAGCACGGCGCCCCCGAGCAGGAACCAGAAGAGGATGCCGATGATGGTGACCACCGAGGGGAGCGAGTTGCGCAGCGCGTAGCGGAGCTGCATCAGGCGCGACAGCCCGGCCGCCCGCGCGTAGGTGACGAAGTCCGAGCCGAGCATGTCCTCCATCGTGGAGCGCGTGTTCTTCATCACCAGCGGCATGTAGATGGCGGTCAGCGTCACCACGGGCAGGACGAGGTGCATGACGGCCGAGCGGAAGGCGGGCCAGTCGGCGGTGAGCAGGGCGTCGAGCGCGTACATGCCCGTGACGTGGCGCGGCATGCTCACGGTGAGGTCGAGCTGTCCGATGGGGCCGGGGAACCAGCCGAGCTTGTAGAAGAAGACGAAGATGACGATGAGCGCGAACCAGAAGTCCGGGAGGGCGCCCGCCAGGAGCCCGTAGCCGAAGACGATCCGGTCCGCGACCCCGCGCTTGCGCACGGCCGTGAGCACGCCGAGCGGGATGCCGATGACGACGGAGAAGAAGACGGCGAGGAGGACCAGTTCCATGGTGGCGGGGAGGCGCTGAGCGATGTCGGCGAGGACCGGCCGCGAGGTGACC is a window from the Candidatus Methylomirabilota bacterium genome containing:
- a CDS encoding ABC transporter permease — protein: MRFWRYAAQRLAFLPVQLFIVSVIVFFLVRLLPGDPSYLLAGPFATVERVDEVRTRLGLNQPLHVQYVRYVRSIAAGELGTSWVTSRPVLADIAQRLPATMELVLLAVFFSVVIGIPLGVLTAVRKRGVADRIVFGYGLLAGALPDFWFALIVIFVFFYKLGWFPGPIGQLDLTVSMPRHVTGMYALDALLTADWPAFRSAVMHLVLPVVTLTAIYMPLVMKNTRSTMEDMLGSDFVTYARAAGLSRLMQLRYALRNSLPSVVTIIGILFWFLLGGAVLVETVFAWGGLGQYAVQSVVNSDYAPLQAFVLLTAVFTSVVFLLVDLAYFFLDPRIRS